In Elaeis guineensis isolate ETL-2024a chromosome 1, EG11, whole genome shotgun sequence, a genomic segment contains:
- the LOC105039210 gene encoding uncharacterized protein, with translation MVMMGHQLERLVGSLKSKLKSLKAKKPYDKMDKTESMRVEIRSRRAQKLIAKNLKVADSLGHKGYPF, from the coding sequence ATGGTGATGATGGGGCACCAACTGGAGAGGCTGGTGGGCAGCCTCAAGTCAAAATTGAAGTCACTGAAGGCCAAGAAGCCTTATGACAAGATGGACAAAACGGAGAGCATGAGGGTGGAGATCCGAAGCAGGAGGGCTCAGAAGCTCATAGCCAAGAACCTCAAGGTTGCCGATTCCCTGGGCCACAAGGGTTATCCCTTTTGA
- the LOC140856721 gene encoding uncharacterized protein, translating to MASGNGAGSFQPQLPKFDGKNFERWKIQMEVLFGYQDLMEIIEEGFIEPEATTILSQEEQKILKENRKKNHEALFYIFRAIDSIIFEKVATSKMGKEAWDTLVKSYKGVDKAHKVHFHIFQRQFEHLQMKKSESISDYFSQTLALVNQMKANDEKISDQQIVGKDDRKSTFNNSNRKGRDCKSQERQEKESSKAKDKSPIQCFNCKKYGHYKSQCHSKKGEGRTLRAKVARSTDSGDELERALLFACDVAVENQKNIEFLDTGCSNHMCGQKELFSKLDDTIKSEVKFENNAKISVIGKGYITIKANDGELYKKLDNKSEKCIFISYSTVIKGYRLYNPIMEKPAQAETSIHLQRNQVLPARLQDYVLSRDTDASDKKIIDFALFADCDPKIIAEASRDEDWIHAMDEEIYAIEKNDT from the exons ATGGCTTCTGGGAATGGTGCCGGGTCTTTCCAACCTCAACTCCCGAAGTTTGATGGGAAGAATTTTGAGCGTTGGAAAATCCAGATGGAGGTACTATTTGGGTACCAGGACCTCATGGAAATCATCGAGGAAGGTTTCATAGAGCCAGAGGCAACGACTATTTTATCGCAAGAAGAGCAaaagattttgaaagaaaatcgtaAAAAAAATCATGAGGCACTATTTTACATTTTTCGAGCGATAGATTCCATCATCTTTGAAAAGGTGGCAACTTCAAAGATGGGAAAGGAAGCATGGGATACTCTTGTGAAGTCGTACAAAGGTGTGGATAAGGCTCataaggttcattttcatatttttcaaaGACAGTTTGAGCATCTTCAAATGAAGAAATCGGAGTCGATCTCTGATTATTTCTCACAGACATTGGCCCTCGTTAATCAAATGAAGGCTAATGATGAAAAAATCAGTGACCAACAGATTGTCGGGAAG GATGATAGAAAGAGTACCTTCAATAACTCCAATCGGAAAGGAAGAGATTGCAAATCTCAAGAGCGTCAGGAGAAGGAGTCCAGCAAAGCTAAAGATAAATCCCCTATTCAATGCTTCAATTGCAAGAAGTATGGGCATTATAAGTCTCAGTGCCACAGTAAGAAAGGAGAAGGTAGAACTTTACGTGCTAAAGTTGCGAGATCTACCGACAGTGGTGATGAATTAGAGAGAGCTTTATTGTTTGCATGTGATGTTGCTGTGgagaatcaaaaaaatattgagTTCCTTGACACAGGATGCAGCAACCATATGTGTGGACAGAAGGAGTTGTTCTCGAAGCTAGATGACACTAttaagtcagaggtgaagttcgAAAATAATGCAAAAATTTCTGTCATAGGAAAGGGATACATCACCATCAAAGCAAATGACGG TGAGCTCTACAAAAAGCTTGATAATAAAAGTGAGAAGTGCATCTTTATTAGCTATAGCACTGTGATCAAGGGCTATCGGTTGTATAATCCTATCATGGAGAAG CCAGCTCAGGCAGAGACATCCATCCATCTGCAGCGAAATCAAGTCTTACCTGCTCGTTTACAAGACTATGTGTTGTCTAGGGACACTGATGCatctgataaaaaaattattgattttgcCCTATTTGCGGATTGTGATCCGAAGATAATTGCAGAAGCTTCACGTGATGAAGATTGGATTCATGCCATGGATGAGGAGATCTATGCCATTGAAAAGAATGACACATAG